The Kwoniella dendrophila CBS 6074 chromosome 1, complete sequence genome contains a region encoding:
- a CDS encoding carbamoyl-phosphate synthase arginine-specific large chain: MLRSIPLCRSSLASRSFGRTIPSLAARRVATPPQSQQTRSYAVAAPAVGSYGQVDGEPTLNSPSELARRISAKVLPKLEKPDVKKVLVVGSGGLSIGQAGEFDYSGSQAIKALRESNISTILINPNIATIQTSHHLANEIYFLPITADYVAYVLEKERPDGILLTFGGQSALNVGIQLDKMGVLERLGVKVLGTPIRTLEVSEDRDLFVQALNEIDIPAAQSTAVSTIQDALNAAKEIGYPIILRSAFSLGGLGSGFAHDEEELRNLAAKSLSLSPQVLIEKSLKGWKEVEYEVVRDAADNTIICCNMENFDPLGTHTGDSIVVAPSQTLSDDEYHMLRSAAIKIVRHVGVVGECNVQYALDPNSRDYRVIEMNARLSRSSALASKATGYPLAYTAAKIALGHTLPELPNAVTKSTTACFEPSLDYIVTKIPKWDLAKFQHVERNVGSAMKSVGEVMAIGRTFEESLQKAIRQVDPNFTGFDAYWKPEDMETALANNNDRRLFAIAHAMLNLNYNVDQLHDITKIDKWFLYKLENIVTVYKQLQTTPFEQIDKDLILTAKKTGFSDLHISQLTGVKEAEVRSKRKSYGVTPFVKRIDTLAAEFPAYTNYLYTTYNASTHDVDFSENGTMVLGSGVYRIGSSVEFDWCAVTCSRAIRDLGKKTIMINYNPETVSTDFDEADRLYFEELGFERVMDIYEMEGAEGVVVSVGGQLPQNIALRLKNSGVNVLGTDPEQIDNAEDRHKFSSILDSIGVDQPAWTEATSLESAKAFASKVGYPVLIRPSYVLSGAAMNVVWDEASLDKNLTAATDVSPLHPVVISQFIDNAQEIDVDAVAHNGELLVHAVSEHVENAGVHSGDATLVLPPFSLPSSDLDRFKEIAQKVAKAFEISGPFNMQIIRKPEENGQLAELKVIECNLRASRSFPFVSKVLGKNFIDVAAAAIMGENVPAPIDLMKEQRDYVAIKVPQFSWTRLPGADPFLGVEMASTGEVASFGKDVHEAYWAALLSVNGFKLPKKNSGILLGGDISREEMPIIATNLLSLGFKLYTYDSKVESFINEKPNLSIKKIYVPVKDKRKLREVLEENEISTVIDIARSRAASITEPEYAARRAAVDFGIPLINNAKLAVLLTETLQKKFHQSPLPYVEGTNPSEVKSWREFVGEERAY; the protein is encoded by the exons AGTATTGGTCAAGCAGGAgaatttgattattcag GTTCACAAGCAATTAAAGCACTTAGAGAATCTAATATATCAACTATACTtataaatccaaatataGCAACAATTCAAACTTCACATCATTTAGCAAATGAAATTTATTTTTTACCAATTACAGCTGATTATGTTGCATATgttttagaaaaagaaagaccaGATGGTATCTTATTAACTTTTGGTGGTCAATCTGCATTAAATGTTGGTATTCAATTAGATAAAATGGGTGTTTTAGAAAGATTAGGTGTAAAAGTTTTAGGTACTCCAATTAGAACTTTGGAAGTTTCTGAAGATAGAGATTTGTTTGTACAAGCTTTGAATG AAATCGATATTCCCGCTGCTCAATCTACTGCCGTATCAACTATTCAAGATGCTCTTAACGCTGctaaagaaattggttaCCCTATCATTCTTAGATCCGCTTTCTCTTTAGGTGGTCTTGGTTCAGGTTTCGCtcacgatgaagaagaactcCGAAACCTTGCTGCTAaatcactttcactttcacctcaagtattgattgaaaaatcattaaaaggttggaaagaagttgaatatgAAGTTGTTCGAGATGCTGCCGAT AACACCATCATTTGTTGTAATATGGAAAACTTCGATCCTCTCGGTACACACACTGGTGATTCTATCGTCGTTGCTCCTTCCCAAACTCTTTCAGATGACGAATACCACATGCTCCGAAGTGCTGCTATCAAAATCGTTAGACATGTCGGTGTAGTCGGTGAATGTAAT GTACAATATGCCCTCGACCCTAACAGTCGAGATTACCGAGTTATCGAAATGAACGCTCGACTCTCTCGATCTAG TGCCCTTGCTTCCAAAGCTACTGGTTATCCCCTTGCTTATACCGCCGCCAAGATTGCTCTTGGTCACACCCTTCCTGAACTCCCCAACGCCGTTACCAAATCCACCACTGCTTGTTTCGAACCATCTCTCGATTACATTGTAACCAAAATTCCTAAATGGGATTTGGCTAAATTCCAACATGTAGAACGAAATGTCGGTTCAGCCATGAAATCAGTTGGTGAAGTTATGGCTATTGGAAGAACATTTGAAGAATCATTGCAAAAAGCTATCAGACAAGTTGATCCTAACTTCACCGGTTTCGATGCTTACTGGAAACCAGAAGATATGGAAACCGCTCTCGCTAACAACAACGATAGACGATTGTTCGCTATTGCTCATGCTATGTTGAACCTCAACTATAACGTTGATCAATTACACGATATCACCAAAATCGATAAATGGTTCTTATacaaattagaaaatatTGTTACAGTTTACAAACAACTTCAAACTACACCTTTCGAACAAATCGATAAAGATTTAATCTTGACTGCTAAAAAAACTGGTTTCTCAGATTTACATATCTCACAATTAACTGGTgttaaagaagctgaagttagatcaaagagaaaatcatATGGTGTTACACCATTTGTTAAACGAATTGACACTTTAGCTGCCGAATTCCCTGCATACACCAATTATCTTTATACCACATATAACGCTTCTACACATGATGTTGATTTCAGTGAGAACGGTACAATGGTTCTAGGTTCAGGTGTATATAGAATTGGTTCttcagttgaatttgattggtGTGCTGTTACATGTTCAAGAGCTATTagagatttaggtaaaaaaactATCATGATTAACTATAATCCTGAAACTGTATCAACCGATTTCGATGAAGCAGATAGATTATACTTTGAAGAACTTGGTTTCGAACGTGTTATGGATATTTACGAAATGGAAGGTGCTGAAGGTGTTGTAGTCAGTGTTGGTG GTCAATTACCGCAAAACATTGCTCTTCGACTCAAGAACTCTGGTGTAAACGTCCTTGGTACCGATCCtgaacaaattgataatgcCGAAGATAGACACAAGTTCTCTTCCATCTTAGATTCCATTGGTGTCGATCAACCAGCTTGGACTGAAGCTACATCCTTAGaatcagctaaagcattCGCATCAAAAGTCGGATACCCAGTATTGATTCGACCATCATATGTTTTATCTGGTGCAGCCATGAATGTAGTTTGGGATGAAGCATCATTGGATAAAAACTTAACTGCCGCTACTGATGTATCACCTTTACATCCAGTAGTTATATCACAATTCATTGATAATGCTcaagaaattgatgttgacgCTGTAGCCCATAACGGAGAATTATTAGTTCATGCAGTTTCAGAACatgttgaaaatgctggTGTACATTCAGGTGACGCTACTTTGGTATTACCACCATTctcattaccttcaagtgATTTAGATAGATTCAAAGAAATCGCTCAAAAAGTTGCTAAAGCCTTTGAAATTTCTGGTCCATTCAATATGCAAATTATTAGAAAACCTGAAGAAAATGGTCAATTAGCAGAATTAAAAGTCATTGAATGTAATTTAAGAGCATCAAGATCTTTCCCATTCGTATCGAAAGTTTTAGGCAAAAATTTCATTgatgttgctgctgctgctatTATGGGTGAAAATGTTCCTGCTCCTATAGATTTAATGAAAGAACAAAGAGATTACGTAGCTATTAAAGTTCCACAATTCTCTTGGACTAGATTACCAGGTGCAGATCCTTTCTTAGGTGTCGAAATGGCTTCAACAGGTGAAGTCGCTTCTTTCGGTAAAGATGTTCATGAAGCATATTGGGCT GCCTTACTCTCAGTTAACGGATTCAAATTACCTAAGAAAAATTCTGGTattttattaggtggtgatatatcaagagaagaaatgcCAATTATAGCAACAAATTTATTATCTTTAGGATTTaaattatatacatatgattcaaaagttgaatctttcataaatgaaaaaccaaACTTGTCAATTAAAAAAATTTATGTACCtgtaaaagataaaagaaaattaagagaagttttagaagaaaatgaaatttcaaCTGTAATTGATATTGCAAGATCAAGAGCTGCTTCAATAACTGAACCTGAATATGCTGCTAGAAGAGCTGCTGTAGATTTCGGTATTCCt CTCATAAATAACGCTAAATTAGCTGTTCTATTAACTGAAACTTTACAAAAGAAATTCCAtcaatcacctttaccttatGTTGAAGGCACAAATCCATCAGAAGTTAAATCATGGAGAGAATTCGTTGGTGAAGAGAGAGCTTATTAG